One Streptomyces coeruleorubidus DNA segment encodes these proteins:
- a CDS encoding TerD family protein — protein sequence MTVNMTKGQAISLQKNDGGSLTAVRMGLGWQAAPRRGLFGSRTREVDLDASAVLFADKQPVDVVFFRHLVSDDGSVRHTGDNLVGGVGQGGDDEAILVDLSRVPVHIDQIVFTVNSFTGQTFQEVQNAFCRLVDETNGQELARYTLAGGGQYTAQIMAKVHRSGPGWTLTALGNPANGRTFQDLMPAILPVL from the coding sequence GTGACCGTCAACATGACCAAGGGTCAGGCCATCAGTCTGCAGAAGAACGACGGCGGCAGCCTGACCGCGGTGCGCATGGGTCTCGGCTGGCAGGCGGCTCCCCGGCGCGGCCTGTTCGGCTCGCGTACGCGGGAGGTCGACCTCGACGCCTCGGCCGTTCTGTTCGCCGACAAGCAGCCGGTCGACGTCGTCTTCTTCCGCCACCTGGTGAGCGACGACGGCTCGGTGCGCCACACCGGTGACAACCTCGTCGGCGGTGTCGGTCAGGGCGGCGACGACGAGGCGATCCTCGTCGACCTGTCGCGCGTCCCGGTCCACATCGACCAGATCGTCTTCACCGTGAACTCCTTCACGGGCCAGACGTTCCAGGAGGTGCAGAACGCGTTCTGCCGCCTGGTCGACGAGACCAACGGCCAGGAGCTCGCCCGCTACACGCTGGCCGGCGGCGGCCAGTACACGGCCCAGATCATGGCCAAGGTGCACCGCTCGGGCCCGGGCTGGACGCTGACGGCCCTCGGCAACCCGGCCAACGGCCGTACCTTCCAGGACCTGATGCCGGCGATCCTGCCCGTCCTCTGA
- the uvrB gene encoding excinuclease ABC subunit UvrB — MRPVSQIERTVAPFEVVSPYQPSGDQPTAIAELAQRIQAGEKDVVLLGATGTGKSATTAWMIEKLQRPTLVMAPNKTLAAQLANEFRELLPNNAVEYFVSYYDYYQPEAYVPQSDTYIEKDSSINEEVERLRHSATNSLLTRRDVVVVASVSCIYGLGTPQEYVDRMVPLRVGEEHDRDELLRRFVDIQYTRNDMAFTRGTFRVRGDTIEIFPVYEELAVRIEMFGDEIEALSTLHPVTGEIISDDQQLYVFPASHYVAGPERLERAINDIEKELGERLAELEKQGKLLEAQRLRMRTTYDIEMLRQIGSCSGVENYSMHFDGRVPGSPPNTLLDYFPDDFLLVIDESHVTVPQIGAMYEGDASRKRTLVDHGFRLPSALDNRPLKWEEFQERIGQAVYLSATPGTYELSRSDGVVEQIIRPTGLVDPEVVVKPTEGQIDDLVHEIRQRTDKDERVLVTTLTKKMAEDLTDYFLELGIQVRYLHSDVDTLRRVELLRELRAGEYDVLVGINLLREGLDLPEVSLVAILDADKEGFLRSGTSLIQTIGRAARNVSGQVHMYADKITPAMAKAIDETNRRREKQIAYNKERGIDPQPLRKKINDIVAQIAREDIDTEQLLGSGYRKAKKDGGGTKSPVPSLGRAAEGAKPAKGRGKAKETVPTDRPAAELSEQIEELTARMRAAAADLQFEIAARLRDEVSEMKKELRQMKEAGLA, encoded by the coding sequence ATGCGGCCCGTTTCCCAGATCGAACGCACGGTGGCGCCCTTCGAGGTCGTCAGCCCCTACCAGCCGAGCGGCGACCAGCCGACGGCCATCGCCGAGCTCGCCCAGCGCATCCAGGCAGGCGAGAAGGATGTCGTCCTGCTGGGCGCGACCGGCACCGGCAAGTCCGCCACCACCGCGTGGATGATCGAAAAGCTCCAGCGCCCCACACTCGTGATGGCGCCGAACAAGACGCTGGCCGCCCAGCTGGCGAACGAGTTCCGCGAGCTGCTCCCGAACAACGCCGTCGAGTACTTCGTCTCGTACTACGACTACTACCAGCCCGAGGCCTACGTCCCGCAGTCGGACACCTACATCGAGAAGGACTCCTCGATCAACGAGGAGGTCGAGCGCCTGCGCCACTCCGCGACCAACTCGCTGCTCACCCGCCGCGACGTCGTCGTGGTCGCCTCGGTCTCCTGCATCTACGGCCTCGGTACGCCGCAGGAGTACGTCGACCGCATGGTCCCCCTCCGCGTCGGCGAGGAGCACGACCGCGACGAGCTGCTGCGCCGCTTCGTGGACATCCAGTACACGCGCAACGACATGGCCTTCACCCGCGGCACCTTCCGCGTCCGCGGCGACACCATCGAGATCTTCCCGGTCTACGAGGAGCTGGCCGTCCGCATCGAGATGTTCGGCGACGAGATCGAGGCGCTGTCCACGCTGCACCCGGTCACCGGCGAGATCATCAGCGACGACCAGCAGCTGTACGTCTTCCCGGCCTCCCACTACGTCGCAGGGCCCGAGCGTCTGGAGCGGGCCATCAACGACATCGAGAAGGAGCTGGGCGAGCGCCTCGCCGAGCTGGAGAAGCAGGGCAAGCTCCTGGAGGCCCAGCGTCTCAGGATGCGCACGACGTACGACATCGAGATGCTCCGCCAGATCGGCTCCTGCTCCGGCGTGGAGAACTACTCGATGCACTTCGACGGCCGTGTGCCCGGCTCCCCGCCCAACACCCTGCTGGACTACTTCCCGGACGACTTCCTCCTCGTCATCGACGAGTCGCACGTCACGGTCCCGCAGATCGGCGCCATGTACGAGGGCGACGCCTCCCGCAAGCGCACCCTCGTCGACCACGGCTTCCGGCTGCCCTCCGCCCTGGACAACCGCCCCCTGAAGTGGGAGGAGTTCCAGGAGCGCATCGGCCAGGCGGTCTACCTGTCGGCCACCCCGGGCACCTACGAGCTCTCCCGCTCGGACGGAGTCGTCGAGCAGATCATCCGCCCCACCGGCCTCGTCGACCCGGAAGTCGTCGTCAAGCCCACCGAGGGCCAGATCGACGACCTGGTGCACGAGATCCGGCAGCGCACCGACAAGGACGAGCGCGTCCTGGTCACCACGCTCACCAAGAAGATGGCCGAGGACCTCACGGACTACTTCCTGGAGCTGGGCATCCAGGTGCGCTATCTGCACAGCGACGTCGACACCCTGCGCCGCGTCGAACTCCTGCGTGAGCTGCGCGCCGGCGAGTACGACGTGCTGGTCGGCATCAACCTCCTGCGGGAGGGCCTCGACCTGCCCGAGGTGTCCCTGGTGGCGATCCTGGACGCCGACAAGGAGGGCTTCCTGCGCTCCGGCACCTCCCTGATCCAGACCATCGGCCGCGCCGCGCGCAATGTCTCCGGCCAGGTCCACATGTACGCGGACAAGATCACCCCGGCGATGGCGAAGGCCATCGACGAGACCAACCGGCGCCGGGAGAAGCAGATCGCGTACAACAAGGAGCGGGGCATCGACCCCCAGCCGCTCCGCAAGAAGATCAACGACATCGTCGCCCAGATCGCCCGCGAGGACATCGACACCGAGCAGCTGCTCGGCTCGGGCTACCGCAAGGCGAAGAAGGACGGCGGGGGCACCAAGTCGCCCGTGCCCTCCCTGGGCAGGGCCGCCGAGGGCGCCAAGCCGGCCAAGGGCAGGGGCAAGGCCAAGGAGACGGTGCCGACCGACCGCCCCGCGGCCGAACTCAGCGAGCAGATCGAGGAGCTCACCGCACGCATGAGGGCCGCCGCCGCGGACCTCCAGTTCGAGATCGCGGCCCGGTTGCGCGACGAGGTCTCCGAGATGAAGAAGGAGCTGCGCCAGATGAAGGAGGCGGGCCTGGCCTGA
- a CDS encoding MHYT domain-containing protein, whose protein sequence is MQGTVDGFSYGLVTPLVAYLMACLGGALGLRCTTRSMLVAQSWRPGWLALGSAAIGSGIWTMHFIAMMGFTVRGTPIHYDKPMTFASLAVAIVMVGIGIFIVGYKGARGTALFTGGTITGLGIASMHYLGMASMSLDGKLEYNTLTVGISVAIAMAAATAALWAAGQVRGFLWSVGASLVMGLAVSGMHYTGMAALSVHLHGTAEPTTGESPAALLAPMLVGPLAFLLLAGIVVMFDPLMVMGKPTVVPVEHRPGIPAHTHTTHNPQRPRLRPRRTVDHRGSRAPQNR, encoded by the coding sequence ATGCAGGGCACGGTCGACGGATTCAGCTACGGGCTGGTCACACCCCTGGTGGCCTACCTCATGGCCTGCCTCGGAGGCGCCCTGGGCCTGCGCTGCACCACCAGATCCATGCTCGTCGCCCAGTCCTGGCGCCCCGGCTGGCTCGCCCTCGGCTCGGCCGCCATCGGCTCCGGCATATGGACCATGCACTTCATCGCGATGATGGGATTCACGGTCCGGGGGACCCCGATCCACTACGACAAGCCGATGACCTTCGCGAGCCTGGCCGTCGCGATCGTGATGGTGGGCATCGGGATCTTCATCGTCGGCTACAAGGGAGCCCGCGGAACGGCCCTGTTCACCGGCGGCACCATCACCGGCCTGGGCATCGCCTCGATGCACTACCTCGGCATGGCCAGCATGAGCCTGGACGGGAAGCTGGAGTACAACACGCTCACCGTCGGCATCTCCGTCGCGATCGCCATGGCCGCCGCCACCGCCGCCCTGTGGGCGGCCGGCCAGGTCCGGGGCTTCCTGTGGAGCGTGGGCGCCAGCCTCGTCATGGGACTCGCGGTCAGCGGTATGCACTACACCGGCATGGCCGCCCTCAGCGTCCACCTGCACGGGACGGCGGAACCCACCACGGGGGAGTCTCCCGCGGCCCTGCTCGCGCCCATGCTGGTCGGCCCGCTCGCCTTCCTCCTCCTCGCGGGCATCGTGGTGATGTTCGACCCACTGATGGTCATGGGGAAGCCCACGGTCGTCCCCGTCGAGCACAGGCCCGGCATCCCCGCCCACACCCACACCACTCACAACCCGCAGCGCCCGCGGCTCCGCCCCCGCCGCACCGTGGACCACCGCGGCTCCCGGGCCCCGCAGAACCGCTGA
- a CDS encoding glycerophosphodiester phosphodiesterase, giving the protein MHARAVAASTTALLGTAALLFPVSPARAADDGSPLVIAHRGASAYAPENTLAAVDKAADLGIRWVENDVQRTRDGELVVLHDDNLRRTTDVEEVFPDRAPWKVKDFTAAEIGRLDAGSWFGPAYAGARVPTLEQFVNRVERHHQKLLLEIKNPELYPGIERQTLKVLSNEGWLDRSHLAGRLIVQSFSADSVRTVHELKPAVKTGFLGTPPTSDLPVYAGFADQINPSYGSLSTAYVSSVQAFTGPHGRPLEVFTWTVDDAATAQRVAGYGVDGIITNKPDVVREAVDG; this is encoded by the coding sequence ATGCACGCGCGCGCTGTTGCCGCCTCGACCACCGCGCTCCTGGGGACCGCCGCCCTCCTGTTCCCCGTCTCCCCGGCGCGGGCCGCCGACGACGGGTCGCCGCTGGTCATCGCGCACCGGGGGGCCTCCGCGTACGCGCCCGAGAACACGCTGGCCGCCGTGGACAAGGCGGCCGATCTGGGCATCCGCTGGGTGGAGAACGACGTGCAGCGGACCAGGGACGGTGAGCTCGTCGTCCTCCACGACGACAACCTGCGGCGCACCACCGACGTCGAGGAGGTCTTTCCCGACCGGGCTCCCTGGAAGGTGAAGGACTTCACCGCCGCCGAGATCGGCCGTCTCGACGCGGGCAGCTGGTTCGGCCCCGCGTACGCGGGCGCGCGCGTGCCGACGCTGGAACAGTTCGTGAACCGCGTCGAGCGTCATCACCAGAAGCTTCTCCTGGAGATCAAGAACCCGGAGCTGTACCCGGGCATCGAGCGGCAGACGCTCAAGGTCCTCAGCAACGAGGGCTGGCTGGACCGGTCGCATCTGGCGGGCCGGCTGATCGTGCAGAGCTTCAGCGCCGACAGCGTCCGGACGGTGCACGAGCTGAAGCCCGCCGTGAAGACCGGCTTCCTCGGCACGCCGCCCACGTCGGACCTGCCGGTCTACGCCGGCTTCGCCGACCAGATCAACCCGTCGTACGGCTCGCTCTCCACGGCGTACGTCTCCTCCGTCCAGGCGTTCACCGGACCGCACGGCAGGCCGCTGGAGGTCTTCACCTGGACGGTCGACGACGCGGCGACGGCCCAGCGGGTCGCCGGTTACGGGGTCGACGGGATCATCACGAACAAGCCGGATGTGGTCCGAGAGGCCGTGGACGGGTGA
- a CDS encoding methylated-DNA--[protein]-cysteine S-methyltransferase, translating into MDSHGQVEQRVVWGVVGSDIGPLMLAATREGLVNVVFHATDAVRDRAVERLASRLGTEPVEAPGSPLLAEAIRQVEAYFAGERRDFDLPLDWSLISGFNREVLRELASGVPYGTVVGYGDLAGWVGQPGAAQAVGTAMGANPLPVVVPCHRVVESGGGIGGFGGGLETKRKLLALEGVLPEPLF; encoded by the coding sequence ATGGACAGCCATGGGCAGGTTGAGCAGCGGGTCGTGTGGGGCGTCGTCGGCAGCGACATCGGCCCGCTGATGCTGGCGGCGACCCGCGAGGGCCTGGTGAACGTCGTGTTCCATGCCACGGACGCGGTGCGGGACCGAGCGGTCGAGCGGCTGGCGTCACGCCTCGGCACCGAGCCCGTCGAGGCGCCCGGCTCCCCGCTGCTGGCCGAGGCGATACGTCAGGTCGAGGCGTACTTCGCGGGTGAGCGCCGCGATTTCGACCTGCCGCTGGACTGGTCGCTGATCTCCGGCTTCAACCGCGAGGTCCTGCGCGAGCTGGCATCCGGTGTGCCGTACGGCACGGTCGTCGGGTACGGCGATCTGGCCGGGTGGGTCGGCCAGCCGGGCGCCGCCCAGGCCGTGGGCACGGCGATGGGCGCAAATCCGCTGCCGGTGGTGGTGCCCTGTCACCGGGTCGTCGAGAGCGGCGGCGGAATCGGCGGCTTCGGGGGCGGGCTGGAGACCAAGCGGAAGCTGCTCGCCCTCGAAGGAGTGCTGCCCGAGCCGCTGTTCTGA
- a CDS encoding VOC family protein has product MTDNTPRLDHVVLWVRDPVAAADFYEKAVGLEAVRLTEFTAGDVPFPSVRVNDETILDLMPLTFAERMTMLPGAADSAGHPVNHVCLSLPRGDFDALLSRLEERSVPVSDLSYDSFGARGKATRSFYFRDPDGNVFEARHYD; this is encoded by the coding sequence ATGACGGACAACACACCACGACTCGACCACGTCGTCCTCTGGGTGCGCGACCCGGTCGCCGCCGCCGACTTCTACGAGAAGGCCGTCGGCCTGGAGGCGGTCAGGCTCACCGAGTTCACCGCCGGTGACGTGCCGTTCCCCTCCGTACGCGTCAACGACGAGACCATCCTCGACCTCATGCCGCTGACCTTCGCGGAACGCATGACGATGCTGCCCGGCGCCGCCGACAGCGCGGGGCACCCTGTCAACCACGTCTGCCTGTCCCTGCCCCGGGGCGACTTCGACGCCCTTCTCAGCCGCCTGGAGGAACGCTCCGTACCGGTGTCGGACCTCTCGTACGACTCCTTCGGAGCCCGGGGCAAGGCCACGCGCAGCTTCTACTTCCGCGACCCGGACGGCAACGTCTTCGAGGCGCGGCACTACGACTGA
- a CDS encoding pseudouridine-5'-phosphate glycosidase: MLVVSEEVREAIDARRPVVALESTIIAHGLPRPRNLQVALELETAVRQEGAVPATIAVLDGRPHVGLDKEQLERVANEDGIRKLGHRDLPLATASGASGATTVSATALLAALAGVRVFATGGLGGVHREWTVTQDESADLGLLARTRITVVCAGVKSILDVPATLQRLETLGVAVAGYDTDRFPGFYLSDSGHPVDWTLRTPEQVAGVMRAQDALAGPESALIVANPIPEEEQLDPELHARVLADALRACEEEGITGQAVTPFLLDHLVRHTDGASLSANLAAVRGNVRLAARIAAAWARG; the protein is encoded by the coding sequence GTGCTGGTGGTGTCAGAAGAAGTGCGGGAGGCGATCGACGCGCGTCGGCCCGTGGTGGCCCTGGAGTCCACGATCATCGCCCACGGGCTGCCGCGGCCGCGCAACCTCCAGGTGGCGCTGGAGCTGGAGACGGCCGTGCGGCAGGAGGGCGCGGTGCCCGCGACGATCGCCGTGCTGGACGGGCGGCCCCATGTCGGGCTGGACAAGGAGCAGCTGGAGCGGGTCGCGAACGAGGACGGCATCCGCAAGCTGGGCCACCGCGACCTGCCGCTCGCGACGGCCTCCGGGGCGAGCGGGGCGACCACGGTGTCGGCGACGGCACTGCTGGCGGCGCTGGCGGGCGTGCGCGTGTTCGCGACGGGTGGCCTCGGCGGGGTGCACCGGGAGTGGACGGTGACGCAAGACGAGTCGGCCGACCTGGGGCTGCTGGCGCGGACGCGGATCACCGTGGTGTGTGCCGGGGTGAAGTCGATCCTGGACGTGCCGGCGACCTTGCAGCGGCTGGAGACGCTGGGGGTCGCGGTGGCCGGTTACGACACCGACCGGTTCCCCGGCTTCTATCTGTCCGACTCGGGGCATCCGGTGGACTGGACGCTGCGGACGCCGGAGCAGGTGGCGGGCGTCATGCGGGCCCAGGACGCCCTCGCCGGGCCGGAGTCGGCGCTGATCGTCGCCAACCCCATCCCCGAGGAGGAGCAGCTCGATCCGGAGCTGCACGCGCGCGTGCTCGCGGACGCGCTGCGCGCGTGCGAGGAGGAGGGAATCACCGGCCAGGCGGTGACGCCGTTCCTGCTCGACCACCTCGTACGGCACACCGACGGCGCCTCCCTGAGCGCCAATCTGGCGGCGGTCCGCGGCAACGTACGCCTGGCGGCGCGGATCGCGGCGGCCTGGGCACGGGGATGA
- a CDS encoding carbohydrate kinase family protein, whose amino-acid sequence MLVVGDVITDVVARHEGPLAAGTDTAASIRTVPGGAGANVACWAAHRGAAQVRLLGRVGAEAAAWHRRELVAHGVRPKLAVDPQAPTGTVICLVDGGASAERTFLTDSGASLRLEPADWSDALLDGVARLHLSGYLLFSEPSRALVAVALRAARARGVPVSLDPASAGFLGELGAGRFLALVESVDVLLPSRDEACLLTGLTDAADAAAELSLRVPLVVAKQGHEGALVARSGKVCARVPAVPVTARDTTGAGDAFTGAFLAALLAGAGPEEAAAEGCRAGARAVERVGGRPPLPG is encoded by the coding sequence CTGCTGGTCGTCGGGGACGTCATCACGGACGTCGTCGCGCGGCACGAGGGGCCGCTCGCGGCCGGTACGGACACGGCTGCCTCGATCCGGACGGTGCCGGGCGGGGCGGGCGCCAACGTGGCGTGCTGGGCCGCACACCGGGGCGCGGCGCAGGTGCGGCTGCTCGGGCGCGTGGGGGCGGAGGCCGCCGCCTGGCACAGGCGTGAGCTGGTGGCCCACGGCGTGCGTCCCAAGCTCGCCGTCGACCCGCAGGCGCCGACCGGCACGGTGATCTGCCTGGTGGACGGGGGCGCTTCGGCCGAGCGGACGTTCCTCACCGACAGCGGCGCGTCGTTGCGGCTGGAACCCGCCGACTGGTCGGACGCGCTGCTCGACGGCGTGGCCCGGCTGCACCTGTCGGGCTATCTCCTGTTCTCCGAACCGAGTCGCGCCCTGGTGGCGGTGGCTCTGCGGGCCGCACGCGCGCGTGGCGTGCCGGTGAGCCTGGATCCCGCGTCGGCCGGTTTCCTCGGGGAGCTGGGCGCCGGGCGCTTCCTCGCGCTCGTCGAGAGCGTGGACGTGCTGTTGCCCAGCCGGGACGAGGCGTGTCTGCTGACGGGGCTGACCGACGCGGCCGACGCGGCGGCCGAGCTGAGCCTGCGTGTTCCGCTGGTGGTGGCCAAGCAGGGGCACGAGGGGGCGCTCGTGGCCCGCTCGGGGAAGGTGTGCGCCCGTGTCCCCGCCGTACCGGTGACGGCACGGGACACCACGGGCGCCGGTGACGCCTTCACCGGCGCGTTTCTCGCCGCCCTGCTCGCGGGTGCCGGGCCGGAGGAGGCGGCGGCGGAGGGCTGCCGGGCGGGTGCGAGGGCGGTGGAACGGGTGGGCGGCAGACCGCCCCTGCCCGGCTGA
- a CDS encoding methyltransferase domain-containing protein translates to MTRTDGYLLDNRQTEAAEHFSAFAALFDPTTFRHLEALGIGSGWRCWEVGAGGTSVVSWLAKKVGPTGRVVATDTDTSRLAPAARPPVEVRVHDLGAQEPPGEGFDLVHARLALVHVTDRARALRSMVKALRPGGRILVEDADPALQPLLCPDEYGPEQQLANRLRHGFRRLLADRGTDLPCGRTLPRLLREAGLTRVHADAYFPVCSPACAALESVTIRQIRDQLVTAGLATDQDIDRHLANVTSGALDLTTPPMISAWGRKQ, encoded by the coding sequence ATGACGCGAACCGATGGGTACCTCCTCGACAACCGGCAGACCGAGGCCGCCGAGCACTTCAGCGCCTTCGCCGCTCTCTTCGACCCCACGACGTTCCGGCACCTCGAAGCGCTCGGCATCGGATCCGGCTGGCGGTGCTGGGAGGTCGGAGCCGGCGGTACCTCCGTGGTGTCCTGGCTCGCGAAGAAGGTCGGCCCGACCGGACGCGTCGTCGCGACCGACACCGACACCTCACGGCTCGCCCCCGCTGCCCGGCCGCCCGTCGAGGTGCGCGTGCACGACCTCGGCGCCCAGGAGCCGCCGGGGGAGGGCTTCGACCTGGTGCACGCCCGTCTCGCCCTCGTCCACGTGACCGACCGGGCACGGGCGTTGCGGTCCATGGTCAAGGCACTGCGCCCCGGCGGGCGCATCCTCGTCGAGGACGCCGACCCCGCCCTTCAGCCGCTGCTCTGCCCCGACGAGTACGGCCCCGAGCAGCAGCTCGCGAACCGGCTGCGGCACGGCTTCCGCAGACTGCTCGCCGACCGCGGGACCGACCTCCCCTGCGGCCGCACCCTCCCGCGGCTGCTCCGGGAAGCCGGCCTGACCCGCGTGCACGCCGACGCCTACTTCCCCGTCTGCTCGCCGGCCTGCGCCGCCCTGGAGTCCGTCACGATCCGTCAGATCCGCGACCAGCTGGTCACGGCGGGCCTCGCCACGGACCAGGACATCGACCGGCATCTCGCGAACGTCACGTCCGGCGCCCTCGATCTGACGACGCCTCCGATGATCTCGGCGTGGGGCCGCAAGCAGTAG
- the corA gene encoding magnesium/cobalt transporter CorA, translating into MSMAGNLRKVTSLGGVGGLRKVARLARRRPRVDLSHPARSPLGSSVVNCVTYRDGVRTSARGDLVDAVESVRKKGEGFVWLGLHEPTDREFAGIAELFDLHPLAVEDAVEAHQRPKLEHYDETLFAVFKTVCYVEHEELTATSEVVNTGEIMVFVGKDFVITVRHGRHGSLGPLREELESDPHQLAKGPSAVLHAIADHVVDDYLTVTDSVQADIDQVETEVFAETGARVDPGRIYQLKRELLELKRAVVPLSRPLEDLATRPIRVVDPEIQAYFRDVSDHLLRGKEQIAAFDELLNSILQAHLAQVTVAQNEDMRKITAWAAIIAVPTMVCGVYGMNFDHMPELHWRYGYGMVIGVISVACLTLYRGFRRSGWL; encoded by the coding sequence ATGTCCATGGCAGGGAATCTGCGGAAGGTCACGAGCCTCGGCGGGGTCGGCGGCCTCCGCAAGGTGGCTCGGCTGGCCCGGCGGCGCCCGCGCGTCGACCTGAGTCACCCGGCCCGCTCCCCGCTGGGCTCCTCGGTGGTGAACTGCGTGACGTACCGGGACGGTGTCCGCACCTCTGCGCGCGGCGATCTGGTGGATGCCGTGGAGTCGGTACGCAAGAAGGGCGAGGGTTTCGTCTGGCTCGGTCTGCACGAGCCGACCGACCGGGAGTTCGCGGGCATCGCCGAGCTCTTCGACCTGCACCCCCTGGCCGTGGAGGACGCCGTCGAAGCCCACCAGCGCCCCAAGCTGGAGCACTACGACGAGACGCTCTTCGCGGTGTTCAAGACGGTCTGCTACGTCGAGCACGAGGAACTCACGGCCACCAGCGAGGTGGTGAACACCGGCGAGATCATGGTCTTCGTCGGCAAGGACTTCGTGATCACGGTGCGGCACGGCCGGCACGGCTCGCTGGGTCCGCTGCGCGAGGAGCTGGAGTCCGATCCCCACCAATTGGCGAAAGGCCCGTCCGCGGTGCTGCACGCGATCGCGGACCACGTGGTGGACGACTACCTGACCGTCACGGACTCGGTGCAGGCGGACATCGACCAGGTCGAGACGGAGGTGTTCGCGGAGACCGGCGCGCGGGTGGACCCGGGGCGCATCTACCAGCTCAAGCGTGAACTCCTGGAGCTGAAGCGGGCGGTGGTGCCGCTCAGCCGGCCGCTGGAGGATCTCGCCACGCGGCCGATCCGGGTGGTCGACCCGGAGATACAGGCGTACTTCCGCGATGTCTCGGACCACCTGCTGCGGGGGAAGGAGCAGATCGCCGCCTTCGACGAACTGCTCAACTCCATACTCCAGGCGCACCTCGCGCAGGTCACGGTCGCGCAGAACGAGGACATGCGGAAGATCACGGCGTGGGCCGCGATCATCGCCGTGCCGACGATGGTCTGCGGGGTGTACGGCATGAACTTCGACCACATGCCGGAGCTGCACTGGCGATACGGCTACGGCATGGTCATCGGCGTCATATCCGTCGCGTGCCTGACGCTGTACCGGGGGTTCCGGCGCAGCGGCTGGCTCTGA
- a CDS encoding CBS domain-containing protein has protein sequence MTTAGDIMHRGVQWIPAHETLDRAAQLMRELNVGALPISDENERLCGILTDRDIVVGCVAMGHNPAEVTAGEMAKGTPRWIDADADVGEVLREMQEHQIRRLPVIRDKRLVGMISEADLARHLAGDQIASWAESVYARTTPR, from the coding sequence ATGACCACCGCCGGAGACATCATGCACCGCGGCGTCCAGTGGATCCCCGCCCACGAAACCCTCGACCGCGCGGCCCAGCTCATGCGCGAACTGAACGTCGGTGCCCTGCCCATCAGCGACGAGAACGAGCGGCTCTGCGGCATCCTCACCGACCGCGACATCGTCGTCGGCTGCGTCGCGATGGGTCACAACCCCGCCGAGGTCACCGCGGGCGAGATGGCCAAGGGCACCCCCCGCTGGATCGACGCGGACGCCGATGTCGGCGAGGTGCTCCGCGAGATGCAGGAGCACCAGATCCGCCGACTGCCCGTCATCCGGGACAAGCGCCTGGTCGGCATGATCAGCGAAGCCGACCTGGCCCGGCATCTGGCGGGCGACCAGATCGCCTCCTGGGCCGAGAGCGTCTACGCCAGGACCACCCCGCGCTGA
- a CDS encoding uridine kinase, translated as MRLEAITWDRLGDLLAERLLDLKPADGSPWPRIAFDGAPAARPGDLARRVSEALRIRGRSSLVVGTEGFLRPASVRLEYGHQDVESYYSGWYDTNALWREVFGPLEAGGDGRVLPDLWDPAADRATRSPYVQLPPGGVLLLHGSFLLRHWFPFDLSVHVLLSPGALRRRTPEDEHWTLPAFERYEQETDPAGTADVLVRADDPRHPAWGG; from the coding sequence GTGCGACTGGAAGCGATCACCTGGGACCGGCTCGGCGACCTGCTCGCCGAGCGCCTGCTCGACCTGAAGCCCGCCGACGGCAGTCCCTGGCCGCGCATCGCCTTCGACGGTGCCCCGGCCGCCCGCCCGGGAGACCTCGCCCGGCGTGTCTCCGAGGCACTGCGCATACGCGGCCGCTCCTCGCTCGTCGTGGGCACGGAGGGCTTTCTGCGCCCCGCCTCCGTGCGACTGGAGTACGGCCACCAGGACGTGGAGTCCTATTACAGCGGCTGGTACGACACCAACGCCCTGTGGCGCGAGGTGTTCGGCCCCCTCGAAGCCGGCGGCGACGGCCGCGTCCTGCCGGACCTGTGGGACCCGGCCGCCGACCGGGCCACCCGCAGTCCCTACGTCCAACTCCCGCCCGGTGGCGTGCTGTTGCTGCACGGGTCCTTCCTCCTTCGACACTGGTTCCCCTTCGATCTGAGCGTCCACGTCCTGCTCTCCCCGGGCGCCCTGCGCCGCCGCACGCCCGAGGACGAGCACTGGACCCTGCCGGCCTTCGAGCGCTACGAACAGGAGACCGACCCGGCGGGCACGGCCGACGTCCTGGTACGGGCCGATGATCCGCGCCACCCGGCGTGGGGCGGCTGA